The Syngnathus scovelli strain Florida chromosome 19, RoL_Ssco_1.2, whole genome shotgun sequence region GGCTTGGCCACGGAGTTGACGTACGCCATCTTGACTTGCCGCTCTGCCAGACAAAGAGTAATCTGACTACTTTGCAAAGTTACTTTTTCAAGGTAACCATGGCGACACTAAAGAGGGGTGGGTCATATTGTGACAAGCCAATCCACCTTTGGGCTTGTTGGCGTGCGCCATGCTAATATTCTGTGTGAGCCGGCGCAGGCGCGCCTCCCGCTCGTCGTGCAGCCGTAAGTACATCTCCCGCCAGGACTCGTACTCTTGGGGCGTCTCTCGCTTGAAGTCGCGCTGACAGTGGCGCATCCACAGTTCGTTCGAGTCCTCTATGAACCACTGGGCAAACGACATGAAACATTTGTTTACGATCACCGTGGATACCGTAGgcccaaaatggctgccacaTATATGCCATTTCAATTGTGCACGTTTGACTTAAATAGAATATATAGGCTTGGTCATTCGTAGAAATTTGACACGTGTGGAAGATATGTCGATGTTTGAATTTATAGACAAAATAAAGGAGCAAGCTAATGTGTGAGACCTGATTGCTCTGCTCGATGCGGTACAGCTGCTCCGGAGTGCAGCGCTCCAAGACCGGCCCCAGGATCTCAAAGGGGACGCCTCCCACCTCATCGATGGCTGAAAGAGCGGCCGACACACTCAGCGGTTCCGTTCAGGAGCAGAAGAGTCACTTGGACCTTCAGTTGGTCTGATTGAACTCACAGTCAATGTTGTTCTGCAGCACGCGGATGCACTGCTCGTAGAGCGTCATCATCCGCGGGAGGTAGGCGGTCTTGGATCCCGAGTAGACCACCATCTTGGAATTGAAGCGCTTGCCCGTGAAGCCGGCGTCCTCCTCGTCGTTGAACACGGGTCCTGGAATGAAGAGTCGGGCGATTGTGAGGCGCAACAATGACATCACTGATAGTCCAgttagccccgccccctttacCCATTTCAACCTATTGAAACACACGCAAACTTTCTCATCTTGTCTTTTACCTTTCCGCCTCTGAGGGGACAACGGCGTGATGTCGAAGGAAGGCAGAGGTCTGTAATCGGGCTGGATGTCCGGCAGGGGGATTTCGGGAAGTGACAGGACGGTCTCTACCACCTGTAGACAAAATGTGGTTAGGGGGACGCGAAGCCTTATTAAATCACAACTGCATTAATGAAGGGAAAACATATTtcgaaattaaaaatcacaatttACCCTTTTTCGTTTTTCTGGCATAGTGGAAGAGGCGCCCGAGTGAGACCTCTTTGTGCTCTGCACGCCGTTTGCTTTGCTCCTTTTGGAGGACGAAGGCAAGGACGAGGAGCCGGGAGGTTGAGCGTCGCGTCTGGAAGACGTCGGCTTTGTCATAATCGTGGCGGTGGAGGCGCGAGCGTGCGAGGATGAAGATGCCGGtgtgctcttcttcttcttcttctttgcagAAGACGTCGGCGCGTCGTAGGTGAGGAAGGACTCAAAGGACTTGGTGGGTGTCTCAAAGTCATCGTTGCCCTCCTTGCTCCCCGGCGAGTCCGCCTGTGCTTCTGCTCCCTTCCTGGCGTCCTCCCGCTTGCCGCCATCTGACTTCCTGCCATGCTTGGCTGAATTTGCGGGCGGACTGCGTTCCCTGTCGGCGTTGCGCTTCTTTCCATCGCCGCGGCTCGTGGGCATGTGCCTCTGCCGCGTCTCACTGTCCTTGCCGCGGTTCGAGTGGTcgccgtggtggtggtggttcttGTCAGCTTTGCTGGGCTTGCCATGTTTGCGAGGAAGCGGCGGCATACGGGGAGGGGGAGAGGGGCTGGGCTCGGGTTCCGGCCCGGGGCTGTCGTACTTGTCGGACTGGTCGCTCCCAGGCTGCGGGGGGCTGTACTGCAGGCGCCGGGGCGGTGAAGGTGAGTAATTGGTGCGATAGCCtcgctcctcttcttcttcggcGTAGGTATCCTCCTCTTCATCGGGGGAGGGGTCACGACGCCGTCTACTAACGGCCACATTGGCACTTCGAGAATGTGACCGTGCTGCCTCTTTCACCTGACTGCTGCTGCTTCGACTGTCGAgaaataagagaaaaaaaaacgagcgaGGTCATGTTTTTCAATTCAGAGCTTGTGCAGATCGACAAATGACCAACGTACCTGTCGGCCGATTGCGGGACGAGTTTTTTCCACTTGGCCACCAGGTTTTTCGCCATCTCGGCGGCTACTTCATGTTTGCGGAAGGAGTTCACAATCTTTCCCACTCCAGTTGCCTGGACAACACAAAGCGTTGCTTGAAATTCAAAGCCAGATGAATGCATGAGGACACACAGGTAGGTCAAGCTCACCACCAGGATGTCGACCGTCATCGGCAGCTCGCCGAGTCTTTTGAGCGTCTTGAGAAGCTAAGACATGAaatacagaaaagaaaaaaaaaacttactagaTTGCAGTTGATAGTCTCGAGCTGCTTTTGACTTTAAATATTATAAGAAGCACATAATAAACAGCTACCATAACTGACCAAAACTGAAGTCAGCATTccgagtttcttttttttttttttaatgtatgttAGCTAGTTGGCATGCGACTACAATGACCTACAATGGACCATATCCTTAATCACCCTAAATGTCAATTTAAATGAACTGTGGGGGGGTTTCctgaataaaagaaaagcaaCAGTCCTTGACTTAAGTCAGGTGCATGTTTTCAAAATTTAAATAGGcagttaaaaatattttttatatgcttttgtttttgtttacatcttTCACATGTGACTATCAAACgatgctttcaaatgacatcggAAATTAAGGAACTATACCAGCATCTGAACAAAAGCATCTCAATACATGTGTTAACATTGTATATTAACTAGAATACATTGAAGGATATAGAAATAAGACAAAATTAGTCTTATCATGACATTGTCAACCCAATTTTGGCGCGAGATGCGGATagaaattaataaaacaatacaAGAAAACAAATGATTGGATGTAGCAGTCAGGTGCgtacatacaaaaataaataaacaaatgtatGTACAGATGTTAAGTCAACATTAGGAATGCTATTATAGGGTTGTTCTTTAAATGCAAAGATAAGACTACTCTGGAACTGAAGATTAAATAATGTAATAACGTAATACTGCTTGATCATATCGATATTACTAATATAGTACAGTGTCGTCACATGAAGGCCCGATAATCCCGATGTCTATGAACGCATCGCTTCAGATCCTCTGCCGGACCTGCCAAGGCCTCCGCTACATTCGGGGTACTGTTGACAAATGGCCTCAGGTTGGCAAAAGCCCACTGTTAAAcacttcaccgaacccctcgctCACATCTGCATATGAGTTACCTTGCGCGGCTCCGGGCTCTCCATGAGCCGGGACTGAAGTCTGTCCACTGTTTCCACCAGCTCCTCCGCCATGTTTACTCCTGGCAAATGCTGGCCCCGGAAGGGGCTTCACCTCAACGTCAGCGGCGAGGCATTGTTTCcgcttgttatttttttttttaaaaattgaattGAGGTGCGATGAAAGACTGTAATATATAAtctgacgtttaaaaaaaatcagatcaaaaaataatattaaatgttTACGGACTGCTCATGGAAACCGGAAATAGTCAGAGCAGCTGAGAACCCCCACCTGCTTACGTCAGCAagtgtttatgtatttttttcttttatttgtatgcatttatttgactttaaaaacttaaaacatatgatttattcttttaatggatttttaaaaatagatttgATAACGTAGTGTGATGAAAACATGTTGAtgtaaaaggaaaaaatataCAGAATTTCGTCCGAATTTTTTAAACACTAGTCTTTAATATAACTGACCGAATAATCACGTGAATTATTTTTCTGAAAGagtggtcttttttttaatatatatctttttaatgttaaatatcatctttatttttattacgt contains the following coding sequences:
- the eloa gene encoding elongin-A codes for the protein MAEELVETVDRLQSRLMESPEPRKLLKTLKRLGELPMTVDILVATGVGKIVNSFRKHEVAAEMAKNLVAKWKKLVPQSADSRSSSSQVKEAARSHSRSANVAVSRRRRDPSPDEEEDTYAEEEEERGYRTNYSPSPPRRLQYSPPQPGSDQSDKYDSPGPEPEPSPSPPPRMPPLPRKHGKPSKADKNHHHHGDHSNRGKDSETRQRHMPTSRGDGKKRNADRERSPPANSAKHGRKSDGGKREDARKGAEAQADSPGSKEGNDDFETPTKSFESFLTYDAPTSSAKKKKKKSTPASSSSHARASTATIMTKPTSSRRDAQPPGSSSLPSSSKRSKANGVQSTKRSHSGASSTMPEKRKRVVETVLSLPEIPLPDIQPDYRPLPSFDITPLSPQRRKGPVFNDEEDAGFTGKRFNSKMVVYSGSKTAYLPRMMTLYEQCIRVLQNNIDSIDEVGGVPFEILGPVLERCTPEQLYRIEQSNQWFIEDSNELWMRHCQRDFKRETPQEYESWREMYLRLHDEREARLRRLTQNISMAHANKPKERQVKMAYVNSVAKPPRDVRRRQERFGTSNGSSADSVNAATPIKIRPATDYSGRSSPPSSSSSLLNTSPGSSQSPALSAGALRERQALREKPQVKKIAPMMAKTIKAFKNRFSRR